The following coding sequences lie in one Brevibacterium marinum genomic window:
- a CDS encoding ABC transporter ATP-binding protein yields MTSTDVVLRAQSVCKSFGRADTAVTALDGISVDFEAGRFTAIMGPSGSGKSTFMHVLAGLDRVDSGAITMRGQDITGLNDKELTRLRRDRVGFIFQAFNLVPTLSAEANIELPVSLARKRIDPDWKAEVVDRLDLGDRLRHRPHELSGGQQQRVAVARALLTRPDVIFADEPTGNLDSQSGAEVLALLHGATTRYGQTIILVTHDPKAASHADRVVLLKDGRASGEVQQPTRETVVSALSQLSDL; encoded by the coding sequence ATGACCAGCACCGATGTCGTGCTCAGAGCGCAGTCGGTGTGCAAGTCCTTCGGCAGAGCCGACACCGCGGTGACGGCACTGGACGGCATCAGCGTGGACTTCGAAGCAGGCCGCTTCACCGCGATCATGGGCCCGTCCGGGTCGGGAAAGTCCACCTTCATGCATGTCCTCGCAGGCCTTGACAGGGTGGACTCCGGAGCGATCACCATGCGCGGGCAGGACATCACCGGGCTCAACGACAAGGAGCTCACCCGGCTGCGTCGGGACCGGGTCGGATTCATCTTCCAGGCGTTCAACCTCGTACCGACTCTGAGCGCCGAGGCGAACATCGAACTGCCGGTGTCTCTGGCCCGCAAGCGCATCGATCCGGATTGGAAGGCGGAAGTCGTCGACAGGCTCGACCTGGGTGACAGGCTGAGGCATCGCCCGCACGAGCTCTCGGGCGGGCAGCAGCAGCGTGTGGCCGTCGCCCGTGCCCTGTTGACCAGACCTGATGTGATCTTCGCGGACGAGCCGACGGGTAACCTCGACTCGCAGTCGGGAGCCGAGGTGCTGGCTCTGCTGCACGGTGCGACCACTCGCTACGGGCAGACGATCATCCTCGTCACCCACGATCCCAAGGCCGCATCGCACGCGGACCGAGTCGTGCTGCTCAAGGACGGTCGCGCCAGTGGGGAAGTCCAGCAGCCGACCAGGGAAACCGTGGTGAGCGCACTGAGCCAATTGAGCGATCTGTGA
- a CDS encoding M15 family metallopeptidase: MSSESSTAEAMPVRRRDLRKQHTSSHVPSVFSKQNATSASPFLDSNSSAVSPRRAAMAAEARAAAGSPRRAAMAKEAEARPERGGSAFVAASMGSRGSDGSLLRSVRRRRVTTFSALATVSVTGTAIAAVMVAGNMSGNQEVKVDETAADTQTRAINSESVSADVKADDEKTSMAIGAPSAKQTKVEAASRAITKTVLPGCDGEAPEEKASNGELPEDTLCKLGVGNHKLRADAAVSFAKMNAAFKKDTGKELAITDSYRSLESQISVAERKPGFAARPGTSNHGWGIALDLGGGTQNGTGVQYDWLVAHGEEYGWENPDWAKRNAYELWHWEYVPARKDMKGA, from the coding sequence ATGTCGAGTGAGTCCTCGACCGCAGAGGCGATGCCGGTTCGCCGACGCGATCTGCGCAAGCAGCACACCTCTTCACACGTTCCATCTGTCTTCTCCAAGCAGAACGCGACATCGGCGTCACCGTTCTTGGATTCGAACTCATCAGCTGTCTCGCCCCGTCGCGCCGCGATGGCGGCCGAGGCCAGGGCGGCAGCAGGTTCTCCGCGCCGGGCCGCGATGGCCAAGGAGGCCGAAGCCCGGCCTGAGCGCGGCGGCTCCGCATTCGTCGCCGCGTCGATGGGCAGTCGCGGATCGGATGGCTCCCTTCTGCGCTCGGTGCGTCGTCGCCGTGTCACCACCTTCTCCGCACTGGCGACCGTGTCCGTGACGGGCACTGCGATCGCCGCTGTGATGGTCGCGGGCAATATGAGCGGCAACCAGGAAGTGAAGGTCGACGAGACCGCGGCCGATACGCAGACCCGCGCCATCAACTCGGAGTCCGTCTCCGCCGACGTCAAGGCAGATGACGAGAAGACCTCCATGGCCATCGGCGCACCGAGCGCCAAGCAGACCAAGGTGGAAGCTGCGTCGCGCGCCATCACCAAGACCGTTCTGCCCGGCTGCGACGGTGAAGCACCCGAAGAGAAGGCCTCCAACGGTGAGCTGCCCGAAGACACGTTGTGCAAGCTCGGCGTCGGCAATCACAAACTGCGTGCGGATGCCGCTGTCTCGTTTGCCAAGATGAATGCCGCGTTCAAGAAGGACACCGGCAAAGAGCTCGCCATCACCGACTCCTACCGTTCGCTCGAATCCCAGATCTCCGTTGCCGAGCGCAAGCCGGGCTTCGCCGCCCGGCCCGGCACGTCGAATCACGGGTGGGGAATCGCTCTCGACCTCGGTGGCGGCACTCAGAACGGAACCGGTGTCCAGTACGACTGGCTGGTCGCCCACGGTGAGGAATACGGCTGGGAGAACCCGGACTGGGCCAAGCGCAACGCCTATGAACTCTGGCACTGGGAATACGTTCCTGCCCGGAAGGACATGAAGGGCGCCTGA
- a CDS encoding hemolysin family protein, producing the protein MSTDWFGLVWLVVLLLGNSFFVAAEFAVVAAKRSQLEPRAQEGSSAAKTALYAMEHVSLMLAICQLGITVCSLLLGNVAEPAIHHLLSGPLEGLGIPAGLSSTISFVLALGVVTYLHVVIGEMVPKNMALATSARAVMLLAPPLVFLSRVFGFVIRPLNGLANSILHLFKIEARDEVNEAFTIEQVESIVAESKREGLLTDDTGLLKGALEFSDKSAVDIMVPMSELITITEDVTPDELVTLVGKTGFSRYFVVDSDGYPQDYLHIKDVLYADSGVEYGAPVPGKRFRPLFTVTESDEVEEALAQMQRAGIHVARVLSAEGDVLGLLFLEDVLEELVGEVQDAMQRRRFE; encoded by the coding sequence ATGAGCACTGATTGGTTCGGCCTCGTCTGGCTCGTCGTCCTGCTTCTGGGCAATTCCTTCTTCGTCGCCGCGGAGTTCGCTGTGGTCGCGGCCAAACGCTCACAGCTCGAGCCTCGGGCACAGGAGGGATCGTCGGCGGCGAAGACCGCCCTCTACGCCATGGAGCACGTTTCGCTGATGCTGGCGATCTGTCAGCTGGGCATCACCGTCTGCTCGCTCCTGTTGGGAAACGTCGCGGAGCCGGCGATCCATCACCTGCTCTCGGGCCCGCTCGAGGGACTGGGGATCCCCGCGGGTCTGTCCTCGACGATCTCCTTCGTCCTGGCCCTCGGCGTCGTGACCTATCTGCACGTGGTGATCGGGGAGATGGTGCCCAAGAACATGGCACTGGCGACCTCGGCCCGTGCAGTCATGCTGCTCGCGCCCCCACTCGTCTTCCTTTCCCGAGTGTTCGGGTTCGTCATCAGACCCCTCAACGGGCTGGCCAACTCGATCCTGCACCTGTTCAAGATCGAGGCCCGCGATGAGGTCAATGAGGCGTTCACGATCGAACAGGTCGAGTCCATCGTCGCCGAGTCCAAGCGCGAAGGTCTGCTCACCGATGACACCGGACTGCTCAAGGGGGCGTTGGAGTTCAGCGACAAGAGCGCCGTCGACATCATGGTCCCTATGTCCGAATTGATCACGATCACCGAGGATGTCACTCCCGATGAGCTTGTCACCCTCGTGGGCAAGACGGGCTTCTCCCGGTACTTCGTCGTGGATTCGGACGGCTACCCGCAGGACTACCTGCACATCAAGGACGTCCTCTACGCCGACAGCGGCGTCGAATACGGTGCCCCGGTGCCTGGCAAGCGCTTCCGGCCCCTGTTCACCGTGACCGAGAGTGATGAAGTCGAAGAAGCGTTGGCACAGATGCAGCGAGCCGGCATCCACGTGGCCAGGGTCCTCTCTGCGGAGGGCGACGTCCTGGGGCTCCTCTTCCTCGAGGACGTCCTGGAGGAGCTCGTCGGCGAAGTTCAGGATGCGATGCAGCGGCGTCGCTTCGAATGA
- a CDS encoding hemolysin family protein, with protein sequence MEWLYLALALILICGTGVFVAAEFSLLTLDRHTADKAVEDGVVGAKTLRRSMTHLSTQLSAAQVGITITTLLTGYLMEPSLGKLLAPVFESMGAGPGLAAPIALTIALIVSTVLSMIFGELVPKNLAIAVPLATGRIAAPMQYVFSIAFKPVISVLNGTANKILLSVGIEPQEEGSVGRSPEELTSLVRHSADEGMLDEQTADLLERTLSFSERSAEDVMTPRTRMSSVVKDTTARQIIEQARETGFSRFPVAGEDKDHIVGVVHVKQAFAVPLANRDDAYAGGLMTEVTEIPETLRLDPLLMELRSKGLQMAVVVDEFGGTAGVVTLEDVVEELVGEVADEHDRMRVAARPARDGTWIVPGQLRPDEVSSTTGLEIPEDSDYETLAGFVLKELGRIPEPGDQIRTEDALIRVERMHGRRVERLRILMRATDSAGYEQGGEV encoded by the coding sequence ATGGAATGGCTGTACCTTGCCTTAGCCCTCATCCTCATCTGCGGCACCGGCGTCTTCGTCGCCGCAGAGTTCTCGCTCCTCACGCTCGATCGCCACACCGCTGACAAGGCGGTGGAGGACGGCGTCGTCGGCGCGAAGACGCTGCGCCGGTCGATGACTCACCTGTCCACGCAGCTGTCTGCGGCTCAGGTAGGCATCACGATCACGACTCTTCTCACCGGTTATCTCATGGAGCCCTCGTTGGGCAAGCTCCTGGCGCCGGTGTTCGAGTCGATGGGAGCCGGCCCCGGTCTGGCAGCCCCGATCGCGCTGACGATCGCGCTCATCGTCTCGACCGTCCTGTCGATGATCTTCGGGGAGCTCGTCCCCAAGAATCTGGCCATCGCCGTGCCCTTGGCCACCGGACGCATCGCGGCGCCCATGCAATACGTGTTCTCCATCGCCTTCAAGCCGGTGATCAGTGTGCTCAACGGCACCGCGAACAAGATCCTGCTGTCCGTGGGTATCGAGCCCCAGGAAGAGGGCTCGGTCGGCCGCTCGCCGGAGGAGCTGACCTCTCTGGTGCGTCACTCCGCCGACGAGGGAATGCTCGACGAGCAGACGGCCGATCTGCTAGAGCGTACGCTGAGCTTCTCGGAGCGCAGCGCCGAGGACGTGATGACCCCGCGGACCCGGATGTCGTCCGTGGTCAAGGACACGACCGCGCGGCAGATCATCGAACAGGCGCGTGAGACCGGATTCTCCCGATTCCCCGTGGCAGGGGAGGACAAGGACCATATCGTCGGAGTCGTCCACGTCAAACAGGCGTTCGCCGTGCCGCTGGCCAATCGCGACGACGCCTATGCCGGGGGACTGATGACGGAGGTGACCGAGATTCCCGAAACCCTGAGACTCGACCCGCTGCTCATGGAGCTCCGGTCGAAGGGGCTGCAGATGGCTGTCGTCGTCGACGAATTCGGAGGGACGGCCGGCGTGGTGACCCTTGAGGACGTCGTCGAAGAACTGGTGGGCGAGGTCGCCGACGAACACGATCGCATGCGTGTGGCGGCACGTCCCGCCCGGGACGGAACGTGGATCGTGCCGGGCCAGCTTCGTCCCGATGAGGTGTCTTCGACCACCGGCCTCGAGATCCCCGAAGATTCCGATTATGAGACCCTGGCCGGCTTCGTGCTCAAAGAACTCGGCCGGATCCCGGAGCCCGGAGACCAGATCCGCACCGAAGACGCACTGATCCGCGTCGAACGCATGCACGGACGCCGAGTCGAGAGACTGCGAATACTGATGCGCGCCACCGACTCGGCCGGCTACGAACAGGGAGGTGAAGTCTGA
- a CDS encoding GuaB1 family IMP dehydrogenase-related protein, with product MRFISNDPNNDLTYSDVFLVPNSSALTSRFDVDLSTTDPSASTTPIVAANMTAVSGRRMAETMARRGGLAVLPQDIPLTAARDTIAWVKSRDRVFESALRFSPDDTVLNALHVLAKRSHGFGVVVDGAGMLEGVIDANNLRGVDRFTAVSELLEPSPHVVRASEVDWSDDAQLESLFETMNEARTPFAAVVDDSGKLLGSLTPNSLLRSSIYAPNLDDGGRLKIAVAVGVNGNAVDRASALVEAGADVLVVDTAHGHQMKMLDTLSSIASADLGVPIVAGNVVTADGVRDLVSAGAQIIKVGVGPGAMCTTRMMTAVGRPQFSAVRECAEAAKALGAHVWADGGVRYPRDVALALAAGASQVMVGSWFAGTHESPGDLLIDGEGRKYKESFGMASARAVANRTRTESAFSRARKGLFEEGISSSTMYIDPESPGVEDLLDGITSGVRSSFTYAGARDLAEFAEIATVGVQSAAGYDEGRPLSRSW from the coding sequence ATGCGTTTCATCTCAAATGACCCGAATAATGATCTGACGTACTCGGATGTCTTCCTGGTTCCCAACTCTTCGGCGCTGACCTCCCGGTTCGACGTCGACCTGTCCACGACCGACCCATCGGCCTCGACCACGCCGATCGTGGCTGCGAACATGACAGCCGTGTCCGGTCGCCGAATGGCCGAGACCATGGCCCGCCGAGGCGGCCTCGCCGTACTGCCGCAGGACATCCCCCTGACTGCGGCTCGGGACACGATCGCGTGGGTCAAGAGCCGCGATCGCGTCTTCGAATCCGCTCTGCGGTTCTCTCCTGACGACACCGTCCTCAATGCTCTGCATGTACTGGCCAAACGTTCCCACGGATTCGGCGTCGTCGTCGACGGAGCCGGCATGCTCGAAGGCGTCATCGATGCGAACAACCTCAGAGGCGTCGATCGCTTCACCGCGGTGTCCGAACTTCTCGAGCCGTCCCCGCATGTCGTCAGGGCCTCTGAAGTCGACTGGTCCGACGATGCGCAGCTGGAGTCCCTGTTCGAGACCATGAACGAAGCCCGTACGCCATTCGCCGCGGTCGTCGATGACAGCGGCAAGCTGCTCGGGTCCCTGACCCCCAATTCGCTGCTGCGGTCATCGATCTACGCTCCGAACCTCGACGACGGGGGGAGGCTGAAGATCGCCGTGGCCGTGGGAGTCAACGGCAATGCCGTCGATCGGGCCTCGGCCCTCGTCGAGGCGGGTGCCGATGTGCTCGTCGTCGACACTGCCCACGGTCATCAGATGAAGATGCTCGACACGCTGAGTTCGATCGCCTCGGCGGACCTCGGTGTTCCGATCGTGGCCGGCAATGTCGTCACGGCCGATGGGGTCCGCGACCTCGTGTCGGCCGGAGCTCAGATCATCAAGGTCGGGGTCGGGCCCGGTGCCATGTGCACGACCCGCATGATGACGGCAGTCGGTCGCCCGCAGTTCTCGGCGGTTCGCGAATGCGCCGAGGCGGCCAAGGCGTTGGGCGCCCACGTCTGGGCCGATGGGGGAGTCCGCTACCCCCGAGATGTGGCCCTGGCCCTGGCGGCGGGGGCCTCGCAGGTGATGGTCGGCTCATGGTTCGCCGGCACCCACGAGTCGCCCGGCGACCTCCTCATCGACGGCGAGGGCCGGAAGTACAAGGAGAGCTTCGGCATGGCCTCTGCGCGCGCGGTAGCTAACCGGACCCGGACGGAGTCAGCATTCTCTCGCGCGCGCAAGGGTCTGTTCGAAGAGGGGATCTCATCGTCGACTATGTACATTGACCCTGAATCTCCTGGGGTCGAAGACCTGCTCGACGGCATCACCTCGGGTGTGCGCAGTTCCTTCACCTACGCCGGTGCCCGCGATCTCGCGGAATTCGCGGAGATCGCGACGGTCGGCGTCCAAAGTGCGGCCGGATACGACGAGGGCCGCCCCCTGTCCCGGAGTTGGTAA
- a CDS encoding multifunctional oxoglutarate decarboxylase/oxoglutarate dehydrogenase thiamine pyrophosphate-binding subunit/dihydrolipoyllysine-residue succinyltransferase subunit yields MSVNTPNRTIDDFGSNEWLVEELYEQYKSDKNSVDKSWWPFFDKYEKNQGGATQKSDESSSAANSGSNTGAKTDSKTAAKPTTESAPKAPAKSTDKAAKDKSATNKSGADSEPDESPRGVSPSSAQSETLKAETKSVPKVAVKDTEPKPEPEETVTPLRGPAKLIAKNMDDSIEVPTATSVRALPAKALIDNRIVINSHLKRTRGGKVSFTHLIGYAVIRALQNIPSQNVSYDVRDGKPVMISPAHVNFGLAIDVPKKDGSRTLLVPNVKKADTLTFRQFVDAYDGLVDKARQGKLTADDFAGTTVSLTNPGGIGTVHSVPRLTKGQGCIIGVGALDYPAEFQGASQHTINKLAVSKVLTLTSTYDHRVIQGAGSGEFLKLVHSYLLGEDGFYDDVFESLRLPYEPVRWVPDVSAEDQDDVNKTARVIELIDSYRTRGHLMANIDPLVYRQRSHPDLDINQHGLTLWDLEREFPTGGFGAKPMMPFRNILGLLRESYCRTIGFEYMHIADPLQRRWFQAKIEVPHQELTRSEQGHILGRLNAAEAFETFLQTKYIGQKRFSLEGGESAIVLLDEVLNQSADTGMDQVAIGMAHRGRLNVLTNIAGKSYAQMFREFDGTMSPDSVQGSGDVKYHLGTEGSFTSPAGNSTDVYVAANPSHLETVNPILEGVVRAKQDSIDQGEAGFTVLPVLVHGDAAFAGQGVVTETLNLSELRGYRTGGTVHIIINNQVGFTTPPASARSSFYCTDVAKSINAPIFHVNGDDPEAVVRAARLAFEYRQEFNRDVVIDLVCYRRRGHNEGDDPSMTQPLMYSLIEKKGSVRKLYTESLVGRKCITDEEASEALKDYQSKLESAFAETKEAETGSSDGDAFNAPHVPSDIEAFNNAETAISTEALQRIGEAFAEIPENFTIHKKLRALLEKRKEMALSGGIDWAFAELLAFGSLLMDGIPVRLSGQDSRRGTFVQRHSVLIDAVNGNEWTPLQNLSDEQARFWVYDSLLSEYAAVGFEYGYSVQRKDALVAWEAQFGDFAQGAQTVIDEFISSSEQKWQQNSGIVMLLPHGYEGQGPDHSSARIERYLQLCAESNMTVALPSNGASYFHLLRRHAMTTNKRPLIVITPKSMLRLKAAANVPEDFTTGTFEPVIDDASVDPDQVDRVVLVSGKLYWELKAQREKNGDTTTALVRVEQLYPLDEDAIAALLDRYPSSAQLVWAQEEPENQGAWPFMAMNMPELLGDRELTPVTRPASAATATGLKHVHEVQQKELIDRVLRR; encoded by the coding sequence GTGTCCGTCAATACTCCGAACCGCACCATCGACGACTTCGGGTCGAATGAGTGGTTGGTCGAGGAATTGTATGAGCAGTACAAGTCCGATAAGAACTCGGTCGATAAATCGTGGTGGCCGTTCTTCGACAAGTACGAGAAGAACCAGGGCGGGGCGACACAGAAGTCCGACGAGTCCTCGTCCGCCGCGAACTCCGGCTCCAATACGGGGGCGAAGACCGACTCCAAGACGGCTGCGAAACCCACCACCGAGTCAGCGCCGAAGGCTCCGGCGAAGTCCACCGACAAGGCCGCGAAGGACAAATCGGCCACGAACAAGTCCGGCGCGGACTCCGAGCCGGACGAGAGTCCGCGCGGAGTCTCCCCGTCCTCGGCTCAGTCAGAGACGCTGAAGGCCGAGACCAAATCAGTGCCCAAGGTCGCCGTCAAGGACACCGAGCCCAAACCGGAGCCCGAAGAGACGGTCACCCCGCTGCGGGGACCGGCGAAGCTCATCGCCAAGAACATGGATGACTCGATCGAGGTTCCCACGGCCACCTCCGTGCGTGCGCTGCCCGCCAAGGCCCTCATCGACAATCGCATCGTCATCAACTCCCATCTCAAACGGACCCGCGGTGGAAAGGTCTCCTTCACCCACCTGATCGGCTACGCGGTCATCCGGGCGCTGCAGAACATCCCCTCGCAGAACGTCTCCTATGACGTCCGCGACGGCAAACCCGTCATGATCTCGCCCGCCCACGTCAACTTCGGACTCGCGATCGACGTCCCGAAGAAGGACGGATCACGCACACTCCTGGTGCCCAACGTCAAGAAGGCCGACACGCTGACCTTCCGCCAGTTCGTCGATGCCTACGACGGACTCGTCGACAAGGCCCGACAGGGCAAGCTCACGGCCGACGACTTCGCGGGCACCACGGTTTCCCTGACCAACCCCGGCGGAATCGGCACCGTGCACTCGGTGCCGCGCCTGACGAAGGGTCAGGGCTGCATCATCGGCGTCGGCGCACTCGACTATCCTGCCGAGTTCCAGGGCGCCAGCCAGCACACGATCAACAAGCTGGCGGTCTCGAAGGTCCTGACACTGACCTCAACCTACGATCACCGAGTCATCCAGGGCGCAGGATCCGGTGAGTTCCTCAAGCTCGTCCACAGCTACCTCCTCGGCGAGGACGGCTTCTACGACGACGTCTTCGAGTCGCTGCGTCTGCCCTACGAGCCCGTGCGCTGGGTGCCCGACGTCTCCGCCGAAGACCAGGACGACGTCAACAAGACCGCTCGCGTCATCGAACTCATCGATTCCTACCGCACTCGGGGCCATCTCATGGCCAACATCGATCCGCTCGTCTATCGACAGCGTTCACACCCGGACCTCGACATCAACCAGCACGGGCTGACCCTGTGGGACCTCGAACGTGAGTTCCCCACCGGCGGCTTCGGCGCCAAGCCGATGATGCCCTTCCGCAATATCCTCGGACTTCTGCGTGAGAGCTACTGCCGCACGATCGGCTTCGAGTACATGCACATCGCCGATCCACTGCAGCGACGCTGGTTCCAGGCCAAGATCGAGGTCCCGCATCAGGAGCTGACACGTTCGGAGCAGGGGCACATCCTCGGTCGTCTCAATGCGGCGGAGGCTTTCGAGACCTTCCTGCAGACGAAGTACATCGGACAGAAGCGCTTCAGCCTCGAAGGCGGCGAGTCGGCCATCGTCCTCCTCGACGAGGTCCTCAACCAGTCGGCGGACACCGGCATGGACCAGGTTGCCATCGGCATGGCTCACCGTGGACGCCTCAACGTGCTCACCAACATCGCAGGCAAGTCCTATGCGCAGATGTTCCGTGAGTTCGATGGGACGATGTCCCCGGACAGCGTCCAGGGCTCCGGCGACGTCAAGTACCACCTGGGCACCGAGGGGTCCTTCACCTCGCCGGCCGGCAACTCGACCGATGTCTACGTCGCGGCCAACCCCAGCCACCTCGAGACGGTCAACCCGATCCTCGAAGGCGTCGTGCGCGCCAAGCAGGACTCCATCGACCAGGGTGAGGCCGGCTTCACCGTTCTGCCGGTACTCGTCCACGGTGACGCGGCATTCGCAGGGCAGGGCGTCGTGACCGAGACGCTCAACCTCTCGGAGCTGCGCGGCTACAGGACCGGCGGAACCGTCCACATCATCATCAACAACCAGGTCGGATTCACCACACCGCCGGCCTCGGCCCGTTCGTCGTTCTACTGCACGGATGTCGCTAAGTCGATCAACGCCCCGATCTTCCACGTCAACGGGGACGACCCCGAAGCCGTCGTCAGGGCCGCGCGACTCGCCTTCGAATACCGTCAGGAATTCAACCGCGACGTCGTCATCGACCTCGTCTGCTACCGCCGCCGCGGTCACAACGAGGGCGACGACCCGTCGATGACGCAGCCGCTGATGTACTCGCTCATCGAGAAGAAGGGGTCGGTGCGCAAGCTCTACACCGAATCGCTCGTCGGCAGGAAGTGCATCACCGACGAGGAAGCCAGCGAAGCGCTCAAGGACTACCAGTCGAAGCTGGAATCGGCGTTCGCCGAAACCAAGGAAGCCGAGACCGGCTCCTCCGATGGGGACGCCTTCAACGCTCCGCACGTGCCCAGCGACATCGAAGCATTCAACAATGCCGAAACCGCGATCAGCACGGAGGCGTTGCAGCGCATCGGGGAGGCCTTCGCCGAGATTCCGGAGAACTTCACGATCCATAAGAAGCTGCGCGCGCTCCTGGAGAAGCGCAAGGAGATGGCGCTCTCCGGCGGCATCGACTGGGCCTTCGCGGAGCTCCTCGCCTTCGGTTCACTGCTCATGGACGGAATTCCGGTTCGCCTCTCGGGTCAGGATTCCCGCCGCGGAACCTTCGTGCAGCGTCATTCGGTGCTCATCGACGCCGTCAACGGAAACGAATGGACGCCCCTGCAGAACCTCAGCGATGAGCAGGCCCGCTTCTGGGTCTACGATTCGCTGCTGAGCGAGTACGCGGCGGTCGGCTTCGAATACGGCTACTCCGTTCAACGCAAGGACGCCCTGGTCGCCTGGGAAGCCCAGTTCGGTGACTTCGCTCAGGGTGCCCAGACCGTCATCGACGAATTCATCTCGTCTTCGGAGCAGAAGTGGCAGCAGAACTCCGGCATCGTCATGCTCCTCCCCCACGGGTACGAAGGTCAGGGCCCCGACCATTCCTCGGCCCGCATCGAGCGCTACCTGCAGCTGTGCGCGGAGTCGAACATGACGGTGGCCCTGCCGTCCAACGGCGCGTCATACTTCCACCTCCTGCGCCGACACGCGATGACGACGAACAAACGTCCGCTCATCGTCATCACCCCGAAGTCGATGCTGCGCCTCAAGGCCGCAGCGAATGTGCCCGAGGACTTCACCACAGGCACATTCGAACCCGTCATCGACGATGCCTCCGTCGATCCCGATCAGGTCGACCGTGTCGTGCTGGTCTCCGGCAAGCTCTACTGGGAGCTGAAGGCTCAGCGTGAGAAGAACGGCGACACCACGACGGCCCTCGTCCGCGTCGAGCAGCTCTACCCGCTCGACGAAGACGCCATCGCGGCCCTCCTCGACCGCTACCCGTCCAGTGCACAGCTGGTCTGGGCACAGGAGGAGCCGGAGAACCAAGGTGCGTGGCCGTTCATGGCGATGAACATGCCTGAGCTGCTCGGCGACCGTGAGCTCACCCCGGTCACTCGCCCCGCCTCGGCTGCGACCGCCACCGGCCTCAAGCACGTCCATGAAGTCCAGCAGAAGGAACTCATCGACAGGGTCCTCCGCCGGTGA
- a CDS encoding GDSL-type esterase/lipase family protein encodes MSSVNPMTVAVVGGPLVAGHGDGRGLGWVGRVTARTLPSVPDLRVFPLAVPHEDSAGLHARTITEASLRFTSDGDNRLVLALGSGDLDSARSVARARLDVANVLDEALARKVSTFVIGPPPEYNSDRNRAISELNTSFSDVAKRRGIAYVDTFTPLLGHPVWQREIASSRDHLPAQEGYGLLAWLVLHRGWFPWLGVQDVMGDV; translated from the coding sequence GTGAGCTCAGTGAACCCGATGACCGTCGCCGTGGTCGGTGGCCCCCTGGTCGCCGGCCACGGCGATGGTCGTGGCCTGGGGTGGGTCGGGCGCGTCACCGCCAGGACGCTTCCGAGCGTGCCGGATCTGAGAGTCTTCCCCCTGGCGGTCCCGCATGAGGACTCGGCCGGACTGCATGCCCGCACCATCACCGAGGCATCGTTGCGATTCACCTCCGACGGTGACAATCGACTGGTCCTGGCCCTGGGCTCGGGCGACCTCGACTCCGCTCGATCGGTGGCTCGAGCGCGCCTCGACGTCGCGAATGTGCTCGACGAAGCACTGGCGCGCAAGGTCTCGACCTTCGTCATCGGGCCGCCTCCGGAGTACAACTCCGATCGCAACCGTGCGATCTCCGAACTCAATACGAGCTTCTCGGACGTGGCCAAGCGCCGCGGCATCGCATACGTCGACACGTTCACCCCGCTGCTCGGTCATCCCGTCTGGCAGCGTGAGATCGCATCGTCACGAGACCATCTTCCCGCTCAGGAGGGCTACGGTCTCCTTGCCTGGTTGGTGCTGCATCGCGGGTGGTTCCCGTGGCTGGGCGTCCAGGACGTCATGGGTGACGTGTGA
- a CDS encoding 50S ribosomal protein bL37 — translation MSKRSRKRHDRRRNKANHGKRPLG, via the coding sequence ATGAGCAAACGCAGCCGTAAGCGTCACGACCGCCGCCGCAACAAGGCGAACCACGGAAAGCGTCCGCTCGGCTGA
- the rsrA gene encoding mycothiol system anti-sigma-R factor: MSDECCENVRAESLTRIYHYLDGELTTTEIREISVHLEHCPSCHDEYEIEALLKELVRRSCSREEAPMGLREKIRQRIATEQAVWPGAGA, encoded by the coding sequence ATGAGCGACGAATGCTGCGAGAACGTGCGCGCGGAATCCCTGACGCGCATCTACCATTACCTGGACGGGGAGTTGACGACGACGGAGATCCGCGAGATCTCGGTCCACCTCGAACACTGCCCGTCGTGCCATGACGAATACGAGATCGAAGCGCTGCTCAAGGAGCTGGTCCGCAGATCGTGCAGCCGCGAAGAGGCGCCGATGGGCCTGCGCGAGAAGATCCGCCAGAGGATCGCCACGGAACAGGCCGTCTGGCCGGGGGCCGGTGCCTGA